The DNA window GCGATCTCATCGGCATTAAGAAAGTTGATCTTGTATTTTTTCAGGAATTCTTTTGCCAGAGTGGTCTTGCCGGTGCCGTTTGCGCCTGCTATTATTACTAGTCTTTTCATTTTATTCTGGATTATAACACCGAGCTTTAAGACTGTCGACTGACGGCAATGCTGTAAAAATCCGGTCTTATCCGGGTTGGTGCGGCCTTACACCAGATCGGTGTCCCCTATCAGAGTGTGGTAAAAATCGACATATTTATCCTTGTCCTTGCTGTTGCGCAGGGCAATAGCTGCCCTTGGGTGCTGATTCAGAACGCCGGTTATCATATAAGGGATAATGTACCCCCATTCCATTTTTTCCCGCAGGGGAAGGAATTCTTTCTCGATTATTTCAAGAATAGGATCGAGTTTGAACTTTGGGTTCTTGAGAAAAGTTAGCAGAAGTTCCAGGGTGCAGTTTCCAGGCCCCCTGCCGATGCCGAATATCGAGGCATCAAGCCAGTTGGCGCCTTTGCGTATGGCTTCTATGGTGTTCGCGAACGCAAGCTGTCTGTTGTTATGCGTATGGATACCCACTTCTATTCCTTTGGGCTGAAGGTATTTTTTGTAAAGCTTAACAAGAAAATGTATCTGCTCCGAATAAAGGGCTCCGTAGCTGTCCACCACATAGACCGCCTTGGCACGGCACTGCGCCAGCTGCTCAAGGGCTTCTTCTAGGTCCGGCTGCAGGGCCGTGGAAATAGCCATGACATTTATCGTAGTTTCATAGCCCTTGTCGGTAAAATGTTTGACATATTCAATTGCCTTGTCTACATCCTTCACATAACAGGCCACCCTCATCAGGTCCACAACACTGTCTTTTTTTGCAGGTATCTGGTCAAGTTCTACACGTCCGATATCAACCATTGTGGCTATCTTAGCGCCATTCTTTACCCCGTCGACCATTTGTTTTAGGAAGGTCTCGTCGCAGAACTTGCTGGGCCCGAATTTTTCGCAAGAATACATCTTTTTGCTAAGCCGGTATCCGAGCTCAACATAGTCCACTCCGGCCAACGACGCGGCCTTATAAACCGCCTTAACAAGCTTGTCCTCGAACTTGTGCTCGTTTATCAATCCGCCGTCGCGGATAGTGCAGTCAACCACTTTGATCTCAGGTCTGTACATATTTTTAATTATAACCCAATCCAGGCAACAGATGCTTAATTGATAAAATCCGCCAATTTAACATCGGGGTGATGATATCTTTTGCGCTTTACGGTGGACTTGCCGCACTGAACAGCTTCTGCGGGGCACCACTGCAGGCACGCCAGGCAGTGCTGGCAGTTGTGAAGCCAGACCGGTTTATTGTTCTCCATCCTTATATTGGACACAGGACAGACCTTAGCACAGATCCCGCAGCCGTCGCATTTTTGGTCGGCATAGTACTGCGAGTCCGCCTTTGAGACCGTCTTGATGCCGAAGTTATAAAGCAGGCCCGAAAAAAGAGCGTTAACAAGAAGCGGGTTCTTATCAATGGGGCCGCTTTTTTTCAGTTTTATGAGCTCAACTATCCCTTTGACTTTTTCTTTCTCTTTTTTAAAATAAGCTTCCTGGGTTTTTTTTGGTTTTGCTCCATACATCGGGGTGTAATTGCCAGGCATGCGTATTGCGGCCCCCAGGTCCAGTTTTGTCCCCTGTCCCTTTAACTGGTCCGCAGCCTGCTGCAGCGTGTAGGCAGGAAAACCTCCATAGGTCGCTGCGGCAAAAATGTATTTGCCGGTAATGTTTTGGAATTTTTTCAGGAATTCCACGACTATGAGGGGAAGGCCCCACATATACACGGGAAACACTATGCCGATAGCATCGGCGGACATATCAAGCTCATACTTCATTACTTTGTGGATGGGCACAACATGGGCCTCGTCAAGCCCCTTTGCAATATCCCTTGCCACAGATAAAGAATTTCCGGTAGAACTGAAGTAATAGATGTTGGTCTTCATTGTTTCTCCTTTTTTTGTGCGGTCACAGATAATATCCCGTTCCTATTATCCAGTTGAACGGCTTGAACAAAATGGTGAAGGCTCTTTTTTTTGAGGGCGCCATCTGCCCCGGCTTTGGAAAATAGTAATCAGTATAACCGCCGCCGCTTTTAAGCCCCTGTTTTATCAGTTCCCTGATATAGTAGATCCCGTTTATGTTATAGTCTATCCTCATTTTCCCTTCCATGTTCCTGCGGTCAAGATGAACTATGTTAAGCCCATCAACGGTATCTGCCCAAAAATACCCGCTTTTATCGCTTCCGTACCGGATGCCGCGCAGCCTGTCGGCCCCCAGTTTTTTTGCCTGCTCCAGGCCAAGCCCCTGCTTTTGATACTGTTCATAGATTTGCTGAAGCATCGCCGCGGCCTTAAGGGTTTCTTCCTTTATCACCCTGTCCTGCCCGGCATTGCGCAGCGAATAAAAATAGAGCCCAAGCAGCATAAGCAAAAGCGCCGCAAAAAAAGGAAGAGCTTTCTTCATATTAAGTTGCCTCCGGAAATATTATAACAGGACAGGAGAATATGTATACATAAGAATATTCGACCCTGGCTCGACTCGGTCACTTCGTTGCTTTTCAATATTCTGTTATATCTATGCAGGCACTTGTCCTGAGCCCTTCGACAAGCTCAGGGCATGCGGGGGAGCGGCTTGTCCCGAGCGGAGTCGAGGGAAAGCGACCGAGTCGAAGGACTGGGGGACCTGGATTTGAACCAGGATACACAGCTTCAGAGACTGTAGTCCTACCGTTAGACGATCCCCCAACAAGCTAAATTTCCAATGTCCAATTGCCAATTTCCAATTTGCAGACCCTTTTCATTGGTCATTGGATATTGGAAATTGGTCATTTTCCTGCTACTGCGGCGGCAGCCACCATTGCGGAGAAAATATCAAGATCCAAATTCCAAATACCAAAATAAAAGCCGCGACAAGGATGAATACCCAAAGACTTCCTTCTACCTTCTTCCCTTTTCCCTTGTATATCCATGCGAACAATAGAGAAAGGATGCCAAGGAGTATGAGGGCCCAGCCCTTGAATACCGGCCTCTGGCTCATAAATGTTATCAGTTTTATTCCAAATTCTACCATTTCTTCCCTTTCCTCTCCCATTGGACATTGGTCATTGGAAATTGGACATTTCCCTATATGTTATAATACCTCTAATTATGGAAATTTTCAAATCCGATTTTCTTGTGGTCGGAGGGGGAATTTCCGGACTGCGCGCCGCGCTTACCGCCGCAAATCACGGACATGTAATACTGCTCACCAAGGGAAAGACCGAAGAAACAGCCACAGAAAAAGCGCAGGGCGGCATCGCCGCTGTTCTTGACAAAAAGAACGACTCCACCGTTTTTCACTACGAGGATACCATCAACGCCGGGGCCGGCCTCTGCGATCCCGAAGCAGTGAGATTTCTTGTTGAGGAAGGAAGCGAAAGGGTAAAAGAGCTCATCGAGATGGGGGCCAATTTTGACAGGACCGCCGCTGGGTTTGAACTAAATATAGAGGGCGCCCACAGAAAAAGAAGGATACTCCATGCCGGGGACTTTACCGGGCAGGAAATAGCCCGCACCCTTGCGGCAAAGGTGATCAGGCATCCCAACATAGAGATAAAGAATTTTGTTTTCGGAAAAGACCTGATAATGGAAGGCGGCAGGTGCGCCGGCATAACCGCCTATGACGAAAAAGCAAAAAAGCAGGCGGCCTTTTTGTCGGCGGCAACCATCCTGTCCACGGGAGGCGTCTGCCAGGTTTATCTTTATACTACAAACCCGGAGTTCGCCACCGGGGATGGTATAGCAATGGCATATCGCGCCGGGGCCAAAGTTACCGACATGGAATTTGTGCAGTTCCACCCCACCGCTCTGGTGCAGTTCAAGGGCCTGGGGGAAGAAGTGGCGTTCCCTCAATTCCTTATTTCCGAAGCCGTTAGGGGCGAAGGCGCGGTCCTTCTTAACAAACACGGCAAGAGGTTCATGGACAGATACCACAA is part of the Candidatus Margulisiibacteriota bacterium genome and encodes:
- a CDS encoding aldolase catalytic domain-containing protein, with product MYRPEIKVVDCTIRDGGLINEHKFEDKLVKAVYKAASLAGVDYVELGYRLSKKMYSCEKFGPSKFCDETFLKQMVDGVKNGAKIATMVDIGRVELDQIPAKKDSVVDLMRVACYVKDVDKAIEYVKHFTDKGYETTINVMAISTALQPDLEEALEQLAQCRAKAVYVVDSYGALYSEQIHFLVKLYKKYLQPKGIEVGIHTHNNRQLAFANTIEAIRKGANWLDASIFGIGRGPGNCTLELLLTFLKNPKFKLDPILEIIEKEFLPLREKMEWGYIIPYMITGVLNQHPRAAIALRNSKDKDKYVDFYHTLIGDTDLV
- a CDS encoding EFR1 family ferrodoxin (N-terminal region resembles flavodoxins. C-terminal ferrodoxin region binds two 4Fe-4S clusters.); this translates as MKTNIYYFSSTGNSLSVARDIAKGLDEAHVVPIHKVMKYELDMSADAIGIVFPVYMWGLPLIVVEFLKKFQNITGKYIFAAATYGGFPAYTLQQAADQLKGQGTKLDLGAAIRMPGNYTPMYGAKPKKTQEAYFKKEKEKVKGIVELIKLKKSGPIDKNPLLVNALFSGLLYNFGIKTVSKADSQYYADQKCDGCGICAKVCPVSNIRMENNKPVWLHNCQHCLACLQWCPAEAVQCGKSTVKRKRYHHPDVKLADFIN
- a CDS encoding cache domain-containing protein, encoding MKKALPFFAALLLMLLGLYFYSLRNAGQDRVIKEETLKAAAMLQQIYEQYQKQGLGLEQAKKLGADRLRGIRYGSDKSGYFWADTVDGLNIVHLDRRNMEGKMRIDYNINGIYYIRELIKQGLKSGGGYTDYYFPKPGQMAPSKKRAFTILFKPFNWIIGTGYYL
- the nadB gene encoding L-aspartate oxidase; this encodes MEIFKSDFLVVGGGISGLRAALTAANHGHVILLTKGKTEETATEKAQGGIAAVLDKKNDSTVFHYEDTINAGAGLCDPEAVRFLVEEGSERVKELIEMGANFDRTAAGFELNIEGAHRKRRILHAGDFTGQEIARTLAAKVIRHPNIEIKNFVFGKDLIMEGGRCAGITAYDEKAKKQAAFLSAATILSTGGVCQVYLYTTNPEFATGDGIAMAYRAGAKVTDMEFVQFHPTALVQFKGLGEEVAFPQFLISEAVRGEGAVLLNKHGKRFMDRYHKKAELAPRDIVSRAIFEEMKNTESDHVHLNLSGIEPEKVRKRFPTIYRTCKEAGLDLTCDNIPVAPAAHYFMGGIKTDLNAATNIPGLWAAGEVASTGVHGANRLASNSLLEGVVFGCRAAVDAAKFVKTGPGLSRDLTPSDPERVTASRGRVEGHKHFIKKLMWDQVGIIRSVKGLEKAKKELEVLIRTLGNSASSMDESELHNMALVGSLITRAALERKESRGAHFRTDYPSKDDNCWSRHITF